From Malaya genurostris strain Urasoe2022 chromosome 2, Malgen_1.1, whole genome shotgun sequence:
aattcacacaggaagcataaaagcaaagacatcatattaacaagatacccagctctcacatttccagaacaaatcattggcaacattttttgcgagcatggcgccctcaggcgagtccgcatcgaatctcatacacagaagtaggggagagaaatgtcaaattcgttcgcgccaaatagcagcactgcgcacccatacaattgacatgatatgttgaatgtgataccgtgcgatggcgttgctgaactgaatattgatttcgctccaagctgacagggtctaatAGAAGTAAACAAATCTAAGAAGGGGGAAactattttaatgttgatttattcagtggatatagaaggGAAGTGTTGAAATTTGCATGCCTTTTCAAGATAAAATAActattcatcgactaatcataaattgatgtgagaatatacgaaaatttttaaacacgatttgaaaccaaagaaacattcatcgatgattttctccatttgctgtgaATGTTAGATTTGcctttctttgaaaaacagctcaattgttaaattttgagtattgtaattttcactgaCGGTTAAGAAAGATCGCGATGcgacaagatagcgacaaaacgCCTTTCCAGAAAATGTATATTTTATATTGATCGTTAAATGACATTGTTTTTATAACCATATattaaatttggtaaaaaaatcgatcataatgattcagtaactttccgtggttgtttgattgatattgatggagaaatcgtaagatgaaatatcaaattcgaagaagtgaggttggaaactgttttcatatctgggaaatTCTTTGTGTTTATGGTTGAATTTCAAGATTaactgataaattatgatcaaaagttgtattactagtctatttactcatgtctTATCATCTAAATGAAATCtgcatgtgaactgaaaattttaagtttTATCCGAGATTTTCAAGTGCAGCAGGTGAATAATCATAttttttacccatatttgtaaggttttgccgacGACACGGCCTGATACTCCGAACAAAATTTGTCCCGAAATGTGTCCGTGAGTGATTCACCTCCAGTCACCACAATATTGAAAAACCCCTTGGTAATTATCAATAAAACTATTTCCAGCAACACTTTTCTGGTTACTATGATCTCATTAGCAAAAATCATagcaacaaaaataaacaaaaacaaactgtaGTTTTGTTTCATTATATCAAATTTTCGATTCGGATACGGTGATTTGATATATTTTCATCTATATAAAATACTAGTTTAAATAGTTCAATTAGAATTGTTAAACGGGCAAAATTCGATTGCAATTAACCGCCGAAAATTATGTAAAACCACTATTAATTTGCAAGGGCAAGTAAGTTTATACTTATCTTTGTTGCCAAAGACGTAGCAAATGTATTTATCGTTATCAGTCCATAAAACGATTTACTTTCGGTTTTGTCAGCAGTCGTTGAGGTAAGACGAAGATCTACTGGCTTTGAATCAGTGGATAACAAAATACACACAACTGAATGGCGATGTATCAACCAATCTCAAAAAGGTTTTTTGAATAACTGAACTGAAGGCTCACCTTCAGCAGGACATGCAACTGTTTTGATCTTCGTAATACTCGATTCAGACCCATGATTGATTTCACGGTAACAAAATGCATATAACAGAGAGATCAGATGATCATAAAAACCTTCGAAGAGGTCTTGAAATCAATGCAGAATGAAAAGAACGATATGAGACATGATTGCGATCCGACGTTGATTCAAGCTATGCGGTTGTACCTGATAAAGGAACTTAACATGAGTACTCGTAATGTTGAATAGATAATGAAATTTTAGCTTTGAGCTTTGCAATATAGTTTCAATGATGTATTGCTGTATACTGTTCATTGAACTCCAAATTATTATTGATAACTAAGAAagatagaaatttttgttgatgTCACGTAATTTACAATGTTATTCCATTGCACTGGTTTGTTTTATAGGTTTCCTTTTAttcatattctattcattattcCAATTGCTGTTGTTTCTGTTGAAAGCAGGTCAAagatcaaaaaaattttactcCTATGTGTTTCTTACCAAATTAATGATGCAACTAAAACCAAAATTTCGAGTAGTTTTGTAAGCTTTTATTTCCATGAGAGTCCTAGCATATTAGCTCCTGTTCTAAATCTCAATTTACTATCGAAAGTCGGGCAGAAACAGTATGGATGATTAATTTTAGTGGGCTTCAAAGTTATTCAAGAACTCTCCACTTTAAAGATTTCTCCAgcattttatacattttttacATAAAAGATTTCACCACGATTTAGCACCTTTCTTGGTAGCAGTCCAGCCAAAATATAGCGGCAGCTTCATTCTTAATATACCACTCTTGATTAGCAGCAAGTCGTCATTTTTCTGTCAGATTCCCTGCACGAGCTATAGTGTTTTGCTTACTATTACAATTGATTTACcacttcaatcattcaatcacgtTAGGTCAATACAATTTTGCTCTGTACATGACACCAGGATTCGTTTCTACTAGATCTTTAAATTATAGAAGCCGTAACTAAGGTTACGGTAACTGATATTCGAACAACAACAGCTTATCGGTCTGGGttgccaatttaaaatatttttcaggagacttcattttgacattacgagttactgaggggtagtaaaatttgcgatacagttttgcaaaGCGAGTggtaggtcgtgtcgtcggttttgccatctgtattcgttcaaactcaagaaaattgaaaaatcgtCCAAATTATTTCTAAATACATGAGTTATGTCAAAAGAATCACTATAACGCTATTCCGCACTCTCATTGAACTGACACAtcattcaaattcataaaaaagtgcacatactctaaatttgagttaccacctatccaCTCATctttgcgttaagggacgaaattgtcaaaacttgagttatttttaatcaaaataagaaaaaaatattttgttgaaaatttgagtaagttcaactcaaaatttgagttccttgctctcaaaatgaagaaatttttcttcgttagttttcatatacaaagttattcttcttacTTTTGAAAGCGCAAATTAGTGATTCAAAAcagtttccttttgaacggtttgaagtaaaaattgaattgttttaatatccttatgttgcgcttttcagTAAGcaaaattgaaaccacaaaacatctatgattgatgttgattcatgttttttaaaccggatctagaaacggcaatggaaacgACGTACTctgattggattcttcaattgaatACTGAAATAATAGCAGCACactttatggcgttttcgtttttaatttgcactacaccggtgcagtgctacactgaggcatgaataaacgaacaaaaatgacgaaaacataaacagtaaccattgactacaattaacgattccattgcacagagctacaccaaacttttgatgagtgctacaccagtggtatcggtgcagaaaaagtgtagcactggtgtagtgcaattggtaaaaacgaacggtttaggtgcagctttcgctacaccggtgtagtgcaatttaaaaacgaaaacgacattagtataaCTACTAAAGTGAGTAGTTTCGAGCGACTGTACATAGCTGTCATTTGACAGATGCAAATACTGGTCAACAACATTCAGCTGTATGCAACAGATGAGCGTATTTtgcattgttgttgttttgttccGACCAGGCACAGAGAACAGTTCAGTTTGGAATAATAATTAACGTCAATTATAACATTATAATTGCTCATTGTCACCTGCAAAGATCATTCAAGAGCTGTGTAACTTCTACTATCCATCATGTCAATCAGTCTTAATCGAGAAATGCACTGCCCAAGTAATCCACTGGTATTTTTAGACGTAAAAATAGGCGATGAACCTGGTAGGAATCTATTCAGAGTTTTTCCTCCTAGTATGGTATTcactttgcaattttcacagttggaAGGATACTTATCGAATTGCGTGCTGATATTGTTCCGAAAACTGCGGAAAACTTTCGGGCTCTTTGTACGGGGGAGAAGGGTTCCTCTGAAGCGTCAGGATGCAAGCTGCACTATAAGGGTAGTAAGTTTCATAAAGTTAAGTCTCTCTTTATGTCTCAAGGTGGGGACATTGTAAACTTCAACGGTTCCGGTGGTGAGAGTATCTATGGCAAGACGTTTGAAGACGAAAGTTTTACTCTTCTGGTAAGAAAATTCACGGGTTCGGCACGAAGCCTGCAGAAGATTTGCAGTGTTAATTATTTTAGCACGAGGATGGCGCCATCAGCATGGCTAATCTTGGCAAACCAGATACCAATAATTCTCAGTTCTTCATTACTTCTGGCGAATGTCCACATCTGAATGGAACTAACGTGGTTGTTGGTTACGTGATCAGAGGAATCGGCGTCATTGGCGAGATGGAAAAGTATGCTACTGACGAAGGAGAACCTACGAAAGAGATAGTGATCGCAGATTGTGGTCAAATTCCTCTCGGTGCCGATTGGGGTATTAACGACTGCGATGAAACTGAAGATAAGTTACCACCGTTTCCGAAAGATTGGACTAGATTCGATGCAGACTTTTCGGTTAGATGATGCAACAATAACACCTGTACTATGataaaaaatgatttatttcttTTCAGATAAAAGAGATGCTCAATgaactaaataccatcaaaacagccggaaattatttttatcaaaatggaaGATGGGTTGAAGCTTGCCGCCGGTACAAAAAAGCCGACCGATACTTTAACTTCTTTAACAATAAAATTCGCTACGCCGAGGACCGCACCAGGCTGGAGCAGTTTGAAGTCGTGAACAGTCTGAATTTGGCTGCCGCCCAGTTGAAACTGGAGGATTACGAGAATGCGGTATTTGCTTGCAGTACAGCACTGGCAATCGAACCTTTCAACACAAAGGCATTGTTCCGACGAGGTCTAGCgcaaaataagttaaaaaactaTGAGCTAGCAATTGCCGACTTAAGCCAAGCGTTAAATCGCATCCCAAACGACAAGCTGGTACTAGGAGAGTATAGCCGGGCGAAAACAAGCCTAGTAGATTATAGAGCACAACAGAGGAGTGCACTGGTAAATTGGTTCAAATAGACGGTTTCCTTTTCCGGAATGTTAGTTTGTAATAACTGTAAGTTGATGTGGTTACTTAAAGCTTGTAAGAAGTCTTTTATAGAGTGTttaacataaataaaataatttatataaaatgtgtcttaattttccatttaaatccaaattgatgaaattttttatttcgtacatgatttaaaaaattggctattttttttacttgCACTAGAGTTATTAATTACTCATTATCTTGTAAAATAGGATCGAATTtgtatctaaacgtgtgacaatcgattgaacattccatgagatatcgaagtaagttccactttagagattTTCTTTATTATTAACGGTACATCTAGAGCCGGTACTCATGAACCACGGTTCATATGGCCATAACTTAATATgacgaaaaaaatggaaatagttttgagtccaactctgTAGATTTTTAGTATTGTCATCTTCTGTATcggattaaaatttaaatacttatcaccttgtaattccagaatcggaagttggtGTCGGATGaagttcaccaattttgtatgggaccatgagactaaTAATTAGAATTTTAGAATTAATTAGAATGTTGAAATTGATTAGAATTATCATTTATGAAATCCGATGTGGCCTATTTTGAGAAAACGTATGagatttgagaaacgattcgataccggAACCGGGaatatcggtgtagccgaattcATTTAtattcacctgaggagctgtata
This genomic window contains:
- the LOC131432125 gene encoding peptidyl-prolyl cis-trans isomerase D produces the protein MSISLNREMHCPSNPLVFLDVKIGDEPVGRILIELRADIVPKTAENFRALCTGEKGSSEASGCKLHYKGSKFHKVKSLFMSQGGDIVNFNGSGGESIYGKTFEDESFTLLHEDGAISMANLGKPDTNNSQFFITSGECPHLNGTNVVVGYVIRGIGVIGEMEKYATDEGEPTKEIVIADCGQIPLGADWGINDCDETEDKLPPFPKDWTRFDADFSIKEMLNELNTIKTAGNYFYQNGRWVEACRRYKKADRYFNFFNNKIRYAEDRTRLEQFEVVNSLNLAAAQLKLEDYENAVFACSTALAIEPFNTKALFRRGLAQNKLKNYELAIADLSQALNRIPNDKLVLGEYSRAKTSLVDYRAQQRSALVNWFK